In a genomic window of Malassezia japonica chromosome 4, complete sequence:
- the STE14 gene encoding protein-S-isoprenylcysteine O-methyltransferase (COG:O; TransMembrane:5 (o6-22i34-51o57-74i81-98o133-157i); EggNog:ENOG503P25D), with protein MHSMNGAFHILLARIDAVFRVTHPVVFPVRFSPAAGNVALTAALLGVAFLLQNGFEYIAAHIFGLAEFLVEASLAPGWKSLVGVQVFGLLLLVCGQFLRSLAMIHASTNFSHAVAYAKRDDHDLARHPSYAGFFYWAVGTQILLCNPLATVLFIMALSRFFSERIRNEERLLHRFFGQEYARYAARVPPGVPLVR; from the exons ATGCACTCCATGAACGGAGCATTCCACATCCTGCTCGCGCGTATCGATGCTGTGTTCCGTGTGACGCACCCTGTTGTATTCCCTGTGCGATTTTCGCCTGCAGCCGGCAACGTAGCGCTGACTGCCGCCCTGCTTGGCGTCG CCTTTTTGCTGCAGAATGGCTTTGAATACATTGCGGCGCATATATTTGGTCTGGCCGAGTTCCTTGTCGAGGCGTCACTTGCCCCTGGATGGAAGAGCCTCGTGGGTGTGCAAGTTTTTGgcctcctgctcctcgtctGCGGCCAGTTCCTCCGGTCGCTCGCCATGATCCACGCGTCGACCAACTTTAGCCACGCAGTGGCCTATgcgaagcgcgacgaccacga CCTCGCGCGGCATCCGTCCTATGCTGGCTTCTTTTACTGGGCGGTCGGCACGCAGATTTTGCTGTGCAACCCATTGGCTACGGTTCTCTTTATTATGGCCCTCTCGCGCTTCTTTTCTGAGCGCATTCGGA ACGAGGAGCGGCTCCTCCACCGCTTTTTTGGCCAGGAGTACGCCCGctacgcggcgcgcgtgccgcccggcgtgccgctggTGCGTTAG
- the KIP3 gene encoding tubulin-dependent ATPase kip3 (COG:Z; EggNog:ENOG503NUCK; BUSCO:EOG09260BRA), which yields MTESSIQVAVRIRPLNAKEVSLLAPVDTSQPFQGDGGLAGSPSKAPNAITAMRTNYIRNILSPVDDKVLVFDPADPSANMRGARPAMHMQFHGNGRRARDVRYAFDRVFPPPTTQQEVYRGTVERMLPGILSGFNASVFAYGATGCGKTHTISGTSEDPGLIFLTMRGLYERIEAEKDQYETNVRLSYLEIYNETIRDLLSPTPTPPGPGLALREDAASKISVVGITEHIPESPEQVLEMITEGNKRRTQSPTMANAVSSRSHAVLQLNVTRKPRTAGTVEEMCSASLNIIDLAGSERASATNNHGMRMKEGANINRSLLALGSCINALCQTGGSRNTKGRHIPYRNSKLTRLLKFSLGGNCKTVMIVCVSPSSAHYEETHNTLKYANQAKNIQTKVTRNLLHIDRHVAQYVQAIASLREEVQELKDKLAIASSGDAPAERRKKAERETQLAEATSQLQAAADAATESERAAAAEAAPTYAADAIRSALTTALATCADEDRGILQTILDQTPQTQPPPESVYALPQRTLPSAVAADTSCAALYAARHAHLEAHLAAEARHAALAATRRVQQSIGGRMVDLALSAAHSTQALQSAATELDDEFDDEARAALVERLRAASHASDLALQRAMGTSVRGMPPARAKPKVNPSPRRKARPSTGQSRALRLVSPRRRALRPSMPARHKSIGAALDLGEKTQASEPRKSIAPRPSTARPLAPRPSVAQSAPRPSVAPSAPRPSMAPGVRPNVAAGAARAAPRPSVPPRKVEKNDKAPRASLAPKLVRPRAEPEKRPEPEKRPEPEKRAEKRAEEKLPEDKRALASPPMDEGVYPPVSPTMLAEPCLSPLSPTGAHSQKSPGKSPPVKRRGLFQRQFLARPEAEEGDSSMDSFLHTDLGDLSAQLPREDWQTGLLDAPGQGTPEKPFPARFRVEPHSSRVQ from the exons ATGACCGAGTCGTCGATTCAGGTAGCGGTGCGCATCCGCCCCCTGAACGCGAAGGAGGTGTCGCTGCTTGCGCCAGTGGACACCTCCCAACCGTTCCAGGGGGATGGTGGTTTGGccggctcgccgagcaaGGCCCCCAACGCCATcacggcgatgcgcaccaACTACATCCGCAACATTCTgtcgccggtcgacgacaAGGTGCTCGTGTTTGACCCTGCGGACCCCTCTGCGAACATGCGtggtgcgcggccggcAATGCATATGCAGTTCCACGGCaacgggcggcgcgcacgcgacgtgcgctACGCTTTCGACCGTGTCTTTCCCCCTCCGACGACGCAGCAGGAGGTGTATCGCGGcacggtcgagcgcatgctgCCTGGGATCCTGAGTGGATTCAATGCGAGTGTATTCGCATACGGT gcgacgGGCTGCGGAAAAACACACACCATCAGCGGCACGTCGGAGGACCCAGGGCTGATCTTTTTGACGATGCGCGGCCTgtacgagcgcatcgaggccgAAAAGGACCAATACGAGACGAATGTGCGCCTGTCCTACCTGGAGATCTACAACGAGACGATCCGCGACCTGCTGTCGCCGACACCAACACCGCCGGGCCCTGGCCTCGCTCTGCGTGAGGATGCTGCGAGCAAGATCTCGGTCGTAGGCATCACGGAGCACATCCCCGAGTCCCCAGAGCAGGTCCTGGAGATGATTACCGAAGGAAAtaagcggcgcacgcagaGCCCGACGATGGCCAACGCGGTCAGCAGCCGCTCGCATGCAGTGCTGCAGCTGAATGTCACCCGCAAGCCACGCACGGCCGGCACGGTCGAGGAGATGTGCAGTGCGTCGCTCAACATCATCGACCTGGCCGGCTCGgagcgtgcgtcggcgacaaACAACCACGGGATGCGCATGAAAGAGGGTGCAAATATCAACCGCTCCTTGCTGGCGCTTGGCTCGTGTATCAATGCACTGTGCCAGACCGGCGGAAGCAGGAACACAAAAGGACGGCACATCCCCTACCGCAACAGCAAGCTCACACGCCTGCTCAAGTTTTCGCTCGGAGGCAACTGCAAGACGGTGATGATTGTGTGTgtgtcgccgtcgagcgcgcacTACGAAGAGACGCACAACACGCTCAAGTACGCGAACCAGGCCAAGAACATCCAGACCAAGGTCACGCGCAACCTCCTGCACATCGACCGCCACGTCGCACAGTACGTCCAGGCGattgcgtcgctgcgcgaagAGGTGCAGGAGCTCAAGGACAAGCTCGCCATCGCATCAAGCGGagacgcgccggccgaaCGCCGCAaaaaggccgagcgcgagacacagctcgccgaggcgaccagccagctgcaggcggccgccgacgcagccaccgagtcggagcgcgccgccgccgccgaggccgcgccgacgtacgCCGCGGACGCGATCCGCTCGGCCCTCACCACGGCGCTTGCGACGTGCGCGGACGAGGATCGCGGAATCCTGCAGACGATCCTCGACCAGACACCGCAgacgcagccgccgccggagAGCGTTTATGCCTTGCCGCAGCGCACACTCCCGTCGGCCGTGGCTGCAGACACGtcatgcgcggcgctgtacgctgcacgacacgcgcacctcgaggcgcacctcgccgccgaggcacggcacgccgccctcgctgcgacgcggcgcgtgcagcagTCGATTGGGGGGCGCATGGTCGACCTTGCGCTCAGTGCCGCACATtcgacgcaggcgctgcagtcgGCTgccaccgagctcgacgacgagttcgacgacgaggcgcgtgcggcgctcgtcgagcggctgcgtgccgcAAGTCACGCCAGTGAtcttgcgctgcagcgcgccatgggaacgagcgtgcggggcatgccgccggcgcgtgccaAGCCAAAGGTGAACCCGTCGCCacggcgcaaggcgcgcccgTCCACGGGCCAgagccgtgcgctgcgcctcgtgagcccgcggcgccgtgcgctgcggccgagcatgccggcgcggcacaaGAGTATCGGAGCAGCGCTCGATCTCGGGGAAAAAACGCAAGCAAGTGAGCCACGCAAGAGTAtcgcgcctcgtccgagcacggcacgcccgctggcgccgcgtccgagtgTTGCGCAGAGTGCGCCCCGcccgagcgtcgcgccgagtgcgccgcggcccagCATGGCGCCGGGTGTGCGGCCGAACGTGGcggctggcgctgcgcgtgccgcaccgcggcccagtgtgccgccgcgcaaggTTGAGAAGAACGACaaagcgccgcgtgcatCGCTTGCACCGAAACTCGTGCGTCCCCGTGCAGAGCCCGAGAAGCGTCCCGAGCCCGAGAAGCGTCCCGAGCCCGAGAAGCGGGCAGAGAAGCGTGCCGAAGAAAAACTCCCCGAGGACAAGCGGGCGCTCGCGAGTCCCCCGATGGACGAAGGCGTCTACCCCCCCGtctcgccgacgatgcTCGCCGAACCGTGCCTATCGCCGCTGTCGCCGACTGGTGCGCATTCGCAAAAGTCGCCTGGAAAGAGTCCGCCGGTaaagcgccgcggcctcttTCAGCGGCAGTTCCTTGCGCGccccgaggccgaggaagGGGACAGCTCGATGGACTCGTTTCTGCATACAGATCTAGGGGATCTTTCGGCGCAGCTCCCCCGCGAAGACTGGCAGACGGGTCTTTTGGATGCGCCCGGCCAAGGTACGCCCGAGAAGCCCTTCCCTGCGCGCTTCCGCGTGGAGCCGCATTCGAGCCGCGTGCAATAG